A genome region from Mesorhizobium sp. B2-1-8 includes the following:
- a CDS encoding L,D-transpeptidase family protein, with protein sequence MRTSRRLFLSGASALAAAVVAGRANAQDVIGDILKSSARGNWDDQFDARASEGGKVASTLPIFSPQTVAFTEQAVAQYQNIVGQGGWTDVPATKKLELGVDDPDVVPLRKRLMIAGDLSQSAGISTAFDSYVDSAVKRFQLRHGLPADGSMGKYTYAAMNVSAQIRLGQLQTNLQRLKEKAGTLGSRYVLVDIPAAQVEAVENDRVVLRHTAIVGKIDRQTPIVNSKINEIIVNPYWNAPVSIVRKDIIPLMRKDPDYLKNSHIRLFAPDGSEVDPMNVDWSTDDAAKYRFRQDPGSENAMASVKINFPSPDGVYMHDTPQQSLFGKMMRFDSSGCVRVQNVRDLVTWILRDTPGWDRQHFEAAIKTGQNTPIQVTNPVPVHFLYLSAWSTGPGVVQFRDDVYALDGASELQITSSL encoded by the coding sequence ATGAGAACCAGCCGCCGCCTTTTCCTTTCCGGAGCCTCCGCGCTCGCCGCCGCCGTAGTGGCCGGTCGTGCGAATGCGCAGGATGTGATCGGGGATATCCTGAAATCCTCGGCGCGCGGCAACTGGGATGATCAGTTCGACGCGCGCGCAAGCGAAGGCGGCAAGGTGGCCTCGACGCTGCCGATCTTCAGCCCGCAGACCGTCGCCTTCACCGAGCAGGCGGTCGCGCAGTATCAGAACATTGTCGGGCAGGGTGGCTGGACGGACGTTCCCGCGACCAAGAAGCTTGAGCTCGGCGTCGACGATCCGGATGTGGTGCCGCTGCGCAAGCGCCTGATGATTGCGGGCGACCTGTCGCAGAGCGCCGGCATTTCGACGGCTTTCGATTCCTATGTCGACTCGGCGGTCAAGCGCTTCCAGTTGCGCCATGGCCTGCCGGCTGACGGCTCGATGGGCAAGTACACTTACGCCGCGATGAACGTCTCGGCGCAGATCAGGCTCGGCCAGCTGCAGACCAACCTGCAGCGGCTGAAGGAGAAGGCCGGCACGTTGGGCAGCCGCTATGTGCTGGTCGACATTCCGGCGGCGCAGGTCGAAGCGGTCGAGAACGACCGCGTCGTGCTTCGCCACACCGCGATCGTCGGCAAGATCGATCGCCAGACGCCGATCGTCAATTCCAAGATCAACGAGATCATCGTCAACCCGTACTGGAACGCACCGGTCTCGATCGTGCGCAAGGACATCATTCCGCTGATGCGGAAGGATCCCGACTATCTCAAGAACAGCCATATCCGCCTGTTCGCGCCCGATGGCAGCGAAGTCGATCCGATGAACGTGGACTGGTCGACCGACGATGCCGCCAAGTACCGTTTCCGTCAGGATCCCGGTTCGGAAAACGCCATGGCGTCGGTCAAGATCAATTTCCCGAGCCCCGACGGCGTCTACATGCACGACACGCCGCAGCAGAGCCTGTTCGGCAAGATGATGCGCTTCGATTCGTCGGGCTGCGTGCGCGTTCAGAACGTGCGCGACCTCGTCACCTGGATCCTGCGCGACACGCCCGGCTGGGATCGCCAGCATTTCGAGGCGGCGATCAAGACCGGCCAGAACACGCCGATCCAGGTCACCAACCCGGTTCCGGTGCATTTCCTCTATCTCTCGGCCTGGTCGACAGGACCCGGCGTCGTCCAGTTCCGCGACGACGTCTACGCGCTCGACGGCGCCAGCGAGCTGCAGATCACGTCTTCGCTGTAA
- a CDS encoding DUF6163 family protein, which translates to MSEVTSRRVVLQPSTVEVIFAWFQRVIAGYCLMFGVLYWIKLIGFYPGSLWRFDLMPVHWQVAAVMLAVFFPFAAAGLWMLASWGPVIWFICAVTEIVMYAGFPELFGHRPLIIVSHACVALLYIVFRVVIYLQKRPARH; encoded by the coding sequence GTGAGCGAGGTGACATCGAGACGCGTCGTTCTGCAGCCCTCGACGGTGGAGGTGATCTTCGCCTGGTTCCAGCGCGTCATCGCGGGCTACTGCCTTATGTTCGGCGTCCTGTACTGGATCAAGCTGATCGGATTCTATCCGGGCTCGCTGTGGCGCTTCGACCTCATGCCGGTGCATTGGCAGGTGGCGGCGGTGATGCTCGCCGTGTTCTTTCCCTTCGCTGCGGCGGGATTGTGGATGCTGGCGTCCTGGGGGCCGGTGATCTGGTTCATATGCGCGGTCACCGAGATCGTCATGTATGCCGGCTTTCCCGAGCTTTTCGGCCATCGTCCCCTGATCATCGTCTCGCATGCCTGCGTGGCGCTGCTCTACATCGTCTTTCGCGTCGTCATCTACCTGCAGAAACGCCCGGCACGGCACTAG
- a CDS encoding Na+/H+ antiporter: protein MDVAIFILVVLVFVALSGALVRLVRVPLPVLQIAIGAALAWPARGLHVEIDPELFLLVFIPPLLFGDAFAAPKRELVALRGPILDLAIGLVFFTIVGFGYALHWLVPSIPLVVAFALAAVLSPTDAVAVSSIVDRNVVPSRLMHILEGESLLNDASGLVMFRFAVAAALTGSFSFAGASLSFLYAVAAGILAGVAALFIAARALQLLNRIGGVPAEAQVLVMILLPFVAYLGAEHVGASGVLAAVTAGLLTGVTGMFRFLGVSARMQTLSLWATLTFVFNGALFILLGLQLPDIIRKVPPELSSRHWLIEPMATVLILTLCLIALRFLWIWVGDIAQAIAARFGQRKAEPFGFRVRLAGSVAGVRGAITLAGILSLPLALQDGSPFPARDVVIFLAAGVIICSLVIASFALPRIARGLVEPGEDPAAAEERRARVGAANAAIARIESIANEAGEGEAVEARLAVADSIVAGYRRRIAASDEADEARAEAREAGRLELELRAAGIEAERAALRAMFRSQEINDHTMRALFSEITLTEALLKQRRNRK, encoded by the coding sequence ATGGACGTCGCCATTTTCATTCTCGTCGTGCTCGTCTTCGTGGCGCTGTCCGGCGCGCTCGTCCGGCTGGTTCGGGTGCCGCTGCCGGTGCTGCAGATCGCCATCGGCGCGGCTCTGGCGTGGCCCGCCAGGGGCCTGCATGTCGAGATCGATCCCGAACTTTTCCTGCTGGTGTTCATCCCGCCGCTTCTGTTCGGCGACGCCTTCGCGGCGCCCAAACGCGAACTCGTCGCCTTGCGCGGACCCATACTCGATCTCGCCATCGGGCTCGTCTTCTTCACCATCGTCGGCTTCGGCTATGCCTTGCACTGGCTGGTGCCGAGCATTCCGCTCGTCGTCGCTTTCGCGCTGGCCGCCGTGCTGTCGCCGACCGACGCCGTGGCGGTGTCCTCGATCGTCGACAGGAATGTGGTCCCGTCCCGGCTGATGCACATATTGGAGGGCGAATCGCTGCTCAACGACGCGTCGGGACTGGTCATGTTCCGCTTTGCAGTGGCGGCGGCATTGACCGGCAGCTTCTCCTTCGCGGGAGCCTCGCTCAGCTTTCTCTACGCCGTCGCCGCCGGCATCCTGGCCGGTGTCGCGGCCCTGTTCATCGCCGCCAGGGCGCTGCAACTGCTCAACCGCATCGGTGGCGTGCCGGCCGAGGCGCAGGTTCTCGTCATGATCCTGCTGCCTTTCGTCGCCTATCTCGGCGCCGAGCATGTCGGAGCCTCGGGTGTCCTGGCGGCGGTGACCGCCGGCCTGCTGACCGGGGTCACCGGCATGTTCCGTTTCCTCGGCGTGTCGGCGCGCATGCAGACCCTGTCTCTGTGGGCGACGCTCACTTTCGTCTTCAATGGCGCTCTCTTCATTCTGCTCGGCCTGCAGCTTCCCGACATCATCCGCAAGGTCCCGCCGGAATTGTCCAGCCGGCATTGGCTGATCGAGCCGATGGCGACAGTGCTGATCCTGACGCTCTGCCTGATCGCGCTGCGCTTTCTGTGGATCTGGGTCGGCGACATCGCCCAGGCGATCGCGGCGCGTTTCGGCCAGCGCAAGGCCGAGCCGTTTGGATTTCGCGTCCGCCTCGCCGGCTCCGTGGCCGGCGTGCGCGGCGCCATCACATTGGCGGGCATCCTGTCATTGCCGCTGGCTTTGCAGGATGGCTCGCCCTTTCCGGCACGCGATGTCGTGATCTTCCTCGCCGCCGGCGTCATCATCTGCTCGCTCGTAATTGCCAGCTTTGCCTTGCCCAGGATCGCGCGGGGACTGGTCGAGCCGGGCGAGGATCCGGCCGCGGCGGAGGAGCGCCGGGCGCGCGTCGGCGCCGCCAATGCGGCGATCGCCAGGATCGAGAGCATCGCCAACGAGGCAGGCGAGGGCGAGGCGGTCGAGGCTCGGCTGGCCGTCGCCGACAGCATCGTGGCAGGTTACCGTCGACGCATCGCGGCTTCCGACGAAGCCGACGAGGCCCGTGCCGAGGCCCGTGAAGCCGGCAGGCTGGAGCTGGAACTCAGGGCAGCGGGCATCGAAGCCGAGCGCGCCGCGCTGCGCGCCATGTTCCGCAGCCAAGAGATCAATGATCACACGATGCGCGCCCTGTTTTCCGAAATCACCTTGACCGAGGCCTTGCTGAAGCAGCGGCGGAACAGGAAATAG
- a CDS encoding enoyl-CoA hydratase/isomerase family protein, which produces MDFGGGDEIRFERLGRAGVVTLTRPQALNAVTHRMVKALDKALRSWERDDGVDVVVVKAEGRAFSAGGDILHIYEAGRAGKPPVEFFADEYRLNAYIARFEKPYVALIDGIVMGGGVGISFHGSHRVMTENAQFAMPEVGIGFFPDVGASHLLPDLGGSFGMYLALTGNRIRHGDALWSGLATHTIKAEDQASVLDRLVLTGDPESVLRGFFVPAKRETDRPILEAIARHFAQPSLPDLIDSLDRAGKDEFAARTLATIRMRSPTSLRVAWRQISAGLTLSMDDCMRMEFRILNRMLAGHDFYEGIRAAIIDKGSKPQWRPPKIDAVSEADVGAYFSPLGDRELEL; this is translated from the coding sequence ATGGATTTTGGTGGAGGCGACGAAATTCGCTTCGAAAGGTTGGGCAGGGCCGGCGTCGTCACGCTGACGCGGCCGCAGGCGCTCAATGCCGTTACCCATCGCATGGTCAAGGCGCTGGACAAGGCGCTGCGGTCCTGGGAGCGCGACGACGGTGTGGATGTCGTTGTCGTCAAGGCGGAGGGCAGGGCGTTTTCGGCCGGAGGCGATATCCTGCACATCTACGAAGCAGGCCGGGCCGGAAAGCCGCCGGTCGAGTTCTTCGCCGACGAGTATCGGCTCAACGCCTATATCGCCCGTTTCGAGAAACCCTATGTGGCGCTCATCGATGGCATCGTCATGGGCGGCGGGGTCGGCATTTCCTTCCACGGTTCGCACCGGGTGATGACCGAGAATGCGCAGTTCGCCATGCCGGAGGTCGGCATCGGCTTTTTCCCTGATGTCGGCGCCAGTCATCTGCTGCCGGATCTTGGCGGTTCCTTCGGCATGTATCTGGCGCTGACCGGAAACCGCATCCGCCATGGCGATGCGCTGTGGTCGGGGCTGGCCACCCACACCATCAAGGCCGAAGACCAGGCAAGCGTCCTCGACCGGCTGGTACTGACGGGCGATCCGGAATCGGTGCTGCGCGGTTTCTTTGTTCCGGCCAAGCGGGAGACCGACAGGCCGATCCTGGAGGCGATCGCCCGCCATTTCGCCCAACCGTCGCTGCCGGATCTCATCGACAGCCTGGATCGCGCGGGCAAGGACGAATTCGCGGCCAGGACGCTGGCGACGATCCGCATGCGCTCTCCGACCAGCCTTCGGGTCGCCTGGCGCCAGATCAGCGCCGGGCTGACATTGTCGATGGACGACTGCATGAGAATGGAGTTCCGCATCCTGAACCGCATGCTGGCCGGCCACGATTTCTACGAAGGCATCCGCGCCGCCATCATCGACAAGGGCTCGAAGCCGCAATGGCGGCCGCCTAAGATCGATGCGGTCAGCGAGGCGGATGTCGGGGCCTATTTTTCTCCGCTCGGCGATCGGGAGCTTGAGCTGTGA
- the ldtR gene encoding transcriptional regulator LdtR: MINSRPAAKTANVSDDRREAIRSLYMESLQLVERLHRRLLDVIKDEFDRNGRSDINAIQALLLFNIGNSELTAGELRSRGYYLGSNVSYNLKKLVDLGFINHQRSRIDRRSVRVSLTPKGNEVADVVAGLYERHVGSIEQVGGINTDEFKQMNRALQRLDRFWNDTIAYRM, encoded by the coding sequence ATGATCAATTCGCGTCCGGCGGCGAAGACCGCCAACGTTTCCGACGATCGCCGCGAGGCTATCCGTTCCCTGTACATGGAATCGCTGCAGCTGGTCGAGCGTCTGCACCGCCGTCTGCTCGATGTCATCAAGGACGAATTCGACCGCAACGGCCGTTCCGACATCAATGCCATCCAGGCGCTGCTGCTCTTCAACATCGGCAATTCCGAGCTGACCGCCGGCGAACTGCGCTCGCGTGGCTACTATCTCGGCTCGAACGTCTCCTACAATCTGAAGAAGCTGGTCGATCTCGGCTTCATCAACCACCAGCGCTCGCGCATCGACCGCCGTTCGGTCCGCGTCTCGCTGACGCCGAAGGGCAATGAAGTGGCTGATGTGGTTGCCGGCCTCTATGAGCGTCATGTCGGCTCGATCGAACAGGTCGGCGGCATCAACACTGACGAGTTCAAGCAGATGAACCGCGCCCTGCAGCGGCTCGACCGCTTCTGGAACGACACCATCGCCTACCGGATGTAA